In the genome of Coraliomargarita algicola, one region contains:
- a CDS encoding metalloregulator ArsR/SmtB family transcription factor — translation MEASELYKCIADPQRLRILNLLEAGALCVCHMQELLDVPQVKTSKQLAAMKQLGLIESKREGTWMIYSLIEPINGLLRANLQYLRQAECSECNQLQRDLVNRNQLIARIAEANDDCPVSVCEKIGCC, via the coding sequence ATGGAAGCCAGTGAACTCTATAAATGCATCGCGGACCCGCAGCGCTTACGCATCCTCAATCTATTAGAGGCAGGCGCGCTCTGTGTATGTCACATGCAAGAGCTGCTCGACGTACCGCAAGTCAAGACATCGAAACAACTCGCTGCAATGAAGCAACTCGGCCTGATCGAATCCAAGCGCGAAGGCACTTGGATGATCTACTCACTGATCGAACCTATCAATGGCCTCCTTCGGGCAAACCTACAATATCTCCGCCAAGCCGAGTGTTCCGAGTGCAATCAACTGCAGCGCGACCTAGTCAACCGCAACCAACTCATCGCACGCATCGCCGAAGCCAACGACGACTGCCCCGTCAGTGTCTGTGAAAAGATCGGCTGCTGCTAA
- a CDS encoding permease, producing the protein MLTSIIDSLLYGALGLDPESRLVGALHFFLYDTIKIFLLLAVMVFIIGIIRTWLPEDRLKRWMGRGGLWGNMVAALFGAITPFCSCSSIPIFISLLKAGVPLGVTFSFLITSPIINEYLVILMVGEFETPITVAYVASGLFIGTVGGGILGKLKLEKHLEKDIIASANAENEVVSHTLVSRIRYGWDEAISVIKQIWLWVIIGVAAGAFIHNYVPQETIHSLMEATGIFSVPIATALGVPMYGSCAAIVPIAVVLFQKGIPIGTALAFMMAMAALSLPEAIMLRRTMQLKLIGIYFGITSLAIIFTGYLLNLLARYL; encoded by the coding sequence ATGCTCACATCCATAATAGATAGCCTACTCTACGGAGCACTCGGACTCGATCCGGAGTCACGACTAGTGGGGGCCTTACACTTTTTTCTCTACGACACGATCAAGATCTTTCTGCTGCTGGCAGTCATGGTTTTCATCATCGGAATCATACGCACCTGGTTGCCAGAAGATCGTCTCAAACGCTGGATGGGGCGTGGTGGCCTCTGGGGCAACATGGTCGCTGCACTCTTCGGCGCCATCACTCCGTTTTGCTCCTGCTCATCGATTCCGATTTTCATCAGTTTATTAAAAGCGGGCGTGCCACTGGGAGTCACCTTCTCCTTCCTGATCACCTCTCCGATTATTAACGAGTATCTGGTCATCCTCATGGTCGGCGAATTTGAAACCCCGATCACCGTCGCTTATGTCGCCAGTGGCCTGTTCATTGGCACCGTAGGTGGTGGCATTCTCGGAAAGCTCAAGCTAGAGAAACACCTGGAAAAAGACATCATCGCATCCGCAAATGCTGAGAACGAAGTAGTGAGCCACACACTGGTCTCGCGGATACGCTACGGCTGGGATGAAGCCATCAGCGTCATTAAGCAAATCTGGCTTTGGGTCATCATCGGCGTTGCCGCCGGAGCCTTCATTCACAACTACGTGCCGCAAGAGACCATTCACTCGCTGATGGAAGCCACCGGAATCTTCTCGGTTCCAATCGCAACCGCGCTCGGCGTGCCCATGTATGGCAGCTGCGCCGCAATCGTGCCCATCGCAGTGGTGCTCTTCCAAAAAGGCATCCCCATCGGCACGGCCCTCGCTTTCATGATGGCCATGGCTGCACTCAGTTTACCGGAAGCGATCATGCTCCGCCGCACCATGCAGCTCAAGCTGATCGGCATCTACTTCGGCATCACCAGCCTCGCAATCATCTTCACCGGTTACCTGCTCAATCTCTTGGCCAGATATCTATAA
- a CDS encoding TonB family protein, whose protein sequence is MMKLTKNQPLWTAVILHLVVLLGLFLATIVQAFKPKEKPHVFEMVEPPSEVSQAQQSTPEPQLPVDLPPVELPPVPQVDIPEPQPVAPTPTPPKPTPTPKPTPTPTPKPTPKPAPQLMSADDFFKEHPKEAPKPRQVVTPRPNIQVRQIDVPKLVLPRNPIASQSNPQLSSQQLSALASYSSRLRSRIDAAWTKPAQLAGVQLVAEVVFNVSASGQITNARLRPGSGNAAFDQSVLAAFRMASSAGPTPTGQAHEFSLSFRMRD, encoded by the coding sequence ATGATGAAACTCACGAAGAACCAACCCCTGTGGACTGCGGTGATTTTACACCTGGTGGTTCTGTTGGGCTTGTTTCTGGCGACTATCGTGCAAGCTTTCAAACCGAAGGAAAAACCACACGTTTTTGAGATGGTAGAGCCGCCCAGCGAAGTGAGCCAGGCGCAACAGTCCACGCCGGAACCACAGTTGCCTGTCGACCTGCCTCCGGTTGAGCTACCGCCCGTGCCACAAGTGGACATTCCGGAGCCGCAGCCAGTCGCGCCGACGCCTACACCGCCTAAGCCCACCCCGACGCCGAAACCGACGCCCACCCCCACCCCGAAACCGACGCCCAAGCCGGCGCCTCAGTTGATGTCGGCAGATGATTTTTTCAAAGAGCACCCTAAGGAGGCGCCTAAGCCGCGGCAAGTTGTGACGCCTCGTCCAAATATTCAAGTGCGGCAAATCGATGTGCCTAAATTAGTGCTCCCCCGCAATCCGATTGCGAGTCAATCAAACCCGCAGCTTTCATCGCAGCAATTGTCGGCCTTGGCTAGTTATAGTTCACGCCTGCGCTCACGCATTGACGCCGCGTGGACCAAGCCCGCTCAGCTCGCTGGTGTTCAATTGGTGGCTGAGGTGGTTTTTAATGTGTCTGCATCGGGGCAGATTACCAATGCGCGCCTGCGCCCCGGATCGGGCAATGCGGCCTTTGATCAATCTGTCCTCGCTGCGTTTCGCATGGCAAGTTCCGCGGGGCCCACGCCGACCGGGCAAGCGCACGAGTTCTCGCTGTCGTTTCGGATGCGGGATTAA
- a CDS encoding biopolymer transporter ExbD — translation MARKFHRKDRLSALTEINVTPLIDLAFALLIIFMVTTPLLEQTVELNLPVETAKTQSEDREDFQSLSIDRAGLYYWGDQQVTELQLGDLLDTMAMDPAPSVISIRADAQLPYQKVITVVDMIKQRKLSKISLDTKVE, via the coding sequence GTGGCTCGTAAATTCCATCGCAAAGACCGGCTTTCTGCACTGACCGAGATCAACGTCACTCCTTTGATCGATCTCGCGTTTGCGTTGCTGATTATTTTTATGGTGACTACGCCTTTGCTTGAGCAGACCGTCGAGTTAAACCTGCCAGTTGAAACTGCCAAGACGCAGTCGGAAGATCGTGAAGATTTTCAATCTTTATCAATCGATCGCGCGGGGCTTTATTATTGGGGGGATCAACAAGTGACTGAACTGCAGCTGGGAGATTTATTAGATACTATGGCGATGGACCCTGCGCCGTCTGTGATTAGTATCCGGGCAGATGCTCAATTGCCCTATCAAAAAGTCATTACAGTGGTGGACATGATTAAGCAGCGTAAGCTCTCCAAGATTAGTTTAGATACCAAAGTCGAATGA
- a CDS encoding MotA/TolQ/ExbB proton channel family protein, with the protein MSLTFVFDSLFIQAAAGPNVFTYFAQSNFAGKVVIFILGLLSIVAWTVMLGKYMDLSKLRSQNQRYERLLSKESHLIALDPERPGKGAGPYYNIIREALEAFRRYGGDLSNADPHRATLRMGHVENALQRSVAEQIIRYEAKMVVLGSIITGAPFMGLLGTVWGVMDAFGGMAGAGSASLQSLAPGVSGALLTTVAGLIVAIPSVFGYNYLLQQTKIAVVELENFASTAADRIELEAQAAANA; encoded by the coding sequence ATGAGCCTCACTTTTGTATTCGATTCTCTTTTCATTCAGGCGGCCGCCGGGCCCAATGTATTTACTTATTTCGCGCAGTCGAATTTCGCGGGTAAGGTGGTCATTTTTATTCTCGGACTATTAAGTATAGTCGCGTGGACGGTGATGCTGGGTAAATACATGGATCTGTCCAAGCTGCGGTCGCAAAATCAGCGCTACGAGCGTTTGTTAAGTAAGGAGTCGCATCTGATCGCGCTGGATCCGGAGCGGCCCGGCAAGGGGGCGGGCCCATATTACAATATTATTCGCGAAGCGCTGGAGGCCTTTCGCCGCTATGGTGGTGATTTGAGTAATGCGGACCCGCACCGTGCCACACTTCGCATGGGGCATGTGGAAAATGCGCTTCAACGTAGCGTCGCCGAACAGATCATTCGTTACGAAGCGAAGATGGTGGTCTTGGGCTCTATTATCACCGGGGCTCCTTTCATGGGGTTGTTGGGCACTGTTTGGGGGGTGATGGATGCTTTTGGTGGTATGGCAGGCGCGGGGTCGGCTAGCTTGCAGAGTCTGGCCCCGGGTGTTTCCGGTGCCTTGTTGACTACCGTGGCAGGTTTGATTGTCGCGATTCCGTCCGTTTTTGGGTATAATTATCTTTTGCAACAGACCAAAATTGCAGTGGTTGAGCTGGAGAATTTCGCCAGTACTGCTGCGGATCGTATCGAGCTCGAAGCACAGGCGGCTGCGAATGCATAG